DNA from Carassius gibelio isolate Cgi1373 ecotype wild population from Czech Republic chromosome B8, carGib1.2-hapl.c, whole genome shotgun sequence:
AATGTAGCCTAGCtattaatgcataatttaaaacTAGTTTGCACATTAATTAGGCTCTTACAACTCTTTACAATGTCCCTTAGTAGCAGCTGGATGTACTATGGACCTTGTCCTAAACTTGCTTTCATTGACTTTGATCACTAAATCAGGGTTAATTACCGTAATTACAGGTACATGATTATTATATGGCCAATACAAGAACAAAATGGTTATATAACTGCTGCATGGACAGTAATTTCAATATGTGCTGAGTCAAAAGAGACTATTCCCCTGCAGAGGTTCCCTTTTGTTTTGCACCATTTTTTCTGGTTTCCTGTAAAGCTTCTTTAGAACAATATGTACTGTGaaacatataaaaatttattttatacaaatattatattatattttttatatcagtatATTTTTTAGAGCTGCGACATTTGAATATAGAAATCAAATCaataataaaagaaacattttatgtatatatatatatatatatatatatatatatatatatatatatatatatatatataatgtatgtgtgtgtttatatatatatatatatatatatatatatatatatatatatatatacacacacacacacacacaacacaatacATATTAGAAATGTTTGTTGTTGATTGTCAAGTTGGAACTGTATCAGCATTTTACAGTTCAAATGTGTTCTTTTGTTTTATGGATATGAGACAAACTGTTGGTCTTTGTGTTTAGGTCAGTGGGTTTGTTGTTCGGAGTCATGTGGAAGGCACTTAGCCTTACCCTGGCTCTCTGCCTGCTGGCGGGCTGCAGTGCAGAGAGCGAAACAGACGGAGCCCGCTGCAAACTTCCTCCTGTGTGGAAGATCGGAGAGGAGGAGCCCATGAAGAACGCTCTTGGACATGTGACAGTGGTGGCTTTCCTCCAGGCCAGCTGATTGTTCTGCATAGAGCAAGCCTCAAAGTGAATGCAGACTTTTTACTTCATACTAATAATTTCAAACATATCAGAGAAAACGTTGATGAGAACCTTGTTTTTCAAACCCTTATCTGGTCACATTCTTGATAGTGTTCTCTATGtacaatgtgtatttatttaatccaacTTGTTGAATGTTCTTCAAGGCTCAATGACTTGCTCCTGAAGTTAGACAACCAAGGTTACGTAAGTATAAACTACATGGTGGTAAACAACCGAGATGAAAGGTCCCAGGAGATGCACCACTTGCTCAAAGAAAGACTGATGAATATCACCCTCTACGCCCAGGACCTCAGTCAGCCGGACATCTGGCAGGCAGTAAATGCTGAGAAGGACGACATCTTGGTCTATGACAGGTTCGGCTCACCACTCATCTAGTTCAATTCACCTAATGAACATGATCACTAtactactttaataataatattccattAAACACCTTTTACTACCAGGTGTGGCCGACTCACTTACCATCTGTCTCTTCCCTACACCATCCTGAGCCACCCACATGTGGAGGAGGCCATAAGACTTACTTATTGTGATGGTATTTGTGGAGAATGCAGCATCGAGGTAAAACAGCAGTTATTATACATATAGTAtgtaatatacataatatttgCTTTCTGTAAACCTAGCTCAACCCCAGTTATAAACCTgaccagaataaaaaataataataattatctccGTTATtttcatttgctcaccctcatgttactAAACATGTGATGCTGAGAATGATATTAGATAAATAGTCAAGATCCAAAAAGCACATAAATGTACCATAAAAGAAGTCTGTATAATCTGTGCTCTATTATTTTATTCTCTCAAAATCTTCCTCCATCCATCATAATCTGACGCTTCTGTTTGTTTACGTAAGTGCGCTCTGCAGCATATAAGGGGAAGAAGGCGGGGCTAAAGAAAGCTATAATACATTTCGCTCGTCTGTTCCATAGACTGTATTATAACCAGCAGGTCTGTCCTTACAGCCGTAGATTTGAATGTTTGCAAGCGAATGCAAAATGCACAGGGAATTGACGTTACAATAGCTAATTTTCCCACTAGGAGGCCCCCTATCAAATACAGTAAATagccagtaatttttttttttttccgtttagAAAAACAAATTCATAATATATACACTGGACCTTGGCATCCCATTAGGaacaatatactttttttaaactgttgtttttaaTTACAGATATTGGTATTCatattgttcatttatttgttatttctcTGTATATGTTTACTACTGTTATTATTTAATGGGTATATATcctaaaacaacaacagaaaacttaaacatttacttttaatataaatgttttttcttagGCTTTGGTTTTTATAATATATGTGATGCATTCAATACATAAGAATAAAAGCATGTGTAAAAAAAGGTTCTTTCTCTTCTGGGTTCTAATCTATggctccatgaagaacctttgacATTcttggaacctttccattgcacaaaaaagttatttataatgGAAAAAGGATCTTtagattaataaaagtattttttttgttttgtttttgttatttttattaaaataattgtcataagtaacacaggtatatttgtagcaatagccaacattaCATTGCAGAAATTTTGTCAGAAATCATTaggaaatgaagatattttgtaaatttgtaaatttcctacagtaaatattttaaaacttaacttttgattaataaaatgcattgctaagaaattcatttggacaagcttaaaggcaattttctcaatatttggattcttttgcaccctcatattccagattttcaaatagttgtatctcagccaaatattctCATATCCCaaaaaacatacatcaatggaaagcttatttattcagcttccagaTGATGTACAAAACTCAATTTCAATAAATCAACCCTTATGATGGTTTCATGGTCCATTGTCACAGACGGTCTtctaagaactgttcactgaacgGCGATTATTTGGAGAACCCAAACAGTTTCTTTTATGgaatcttttaaaaagaaaaacttttggaAGCTTTGTTTTTTATGAGTATTTTCAATTTGCCATTTCCTCTGGTCATTACAGAGTTCACTGCAACTTGAACAGTGCAAGAAATCCACAGATGAGAATACAACAGAGGGAGAACAGCATCATGGTCATCACGGACATGGTCATGAAGGGCATCAACCCGACGGCGTGGAGAGGCACAggcatcatcatcaccatcaccaccatcaccaccacGGCCAACAGCAGGTTGATTTGGGTCAGCAGATGCTGGTCCAGGTTGACTTCGGCCAGGCAGCCGTTGAGCCACCAATCATGAAACGGCCTTGAGCAAAGCACACTAGGTGAAAGGTTCAGTACAGCTGACAGCAGGGGGCAGACGCTCCAGCCACCAGCTGATGCTGACACTGACGACAGCTCTTCGGCGACAGCAGGCGTGTGGCAGGCCTCTGACACTGTGAGGGGGCTCTTCCAGCCTCCTGACACTGACAGGGCCTGAAGGAGGAAAACCACATCAGGGAGACCTGACAGTGACGTCCCGTCCCACAAGCTGAATGAGAGCTGTCGCAAAAAGCCTGAGCCTGACCAGCAGGGGACGCCAGTTGAGTATGACAGGAGAAGTAAACAGGGCCGTTGGCTTTGTTACAATCTTGTCTGATCATTTATAGCTTCACGTAAACATCAGTGAACCCCGTACTGCTGGTCAACGCTCTTGCTTAATCTTACCAACTAGTATTTACACCTCAGTGTGTGGCAGCACTGGACCTTGGCATCCCATTAGGAACAATTAGCAAATTGGTTTATGTTAGAAGGAAGCGAAATCATTCAGGAACATCTAAATTACAAAATGTGCACTAGATTCGGATATTTTTTTGGTTACATCAAACAAACTTGAATGGGTCCAGTGTCTGTTTGCTACTGAGAGTGTGTTAGGTTCATCATGTTAGTGTCTTTTCTTCTCTAGATGCTTTATGTGGCCTTTATGAAGGCAGGTGCGGAAACTATGCACTAGTGGTGCCTGTTTGATGTTAGGCCACACAGAGCAGAGGGCAAAGGTCATGTAACATCCTGTAACCCTTGCTATATCCAATCAAAGCTATCCTATATGAACATCTGGGGtattaaaatctctctctctctctctctctctctctctctcttttttgttttttgctctgGTATTCAGTAAGATGTTGTAGTTTTGCCGTGTGGAGATGGAGGCGGTATTGCAGGCAGAGAGATTCCAATCTTAAAAGTTTCTTCTTAAAGACCAAACACTGTTGAATTATCTAGTCTAtatctgtttttaaataaaaatcgaATCTATATCTGTATTCCTCTAGTGACTAGAACAGATGTTGTAAGGGGACTGTGAAATGCATTTCATATTTGGCATTACAAAATTGTTAATGGATTATAGggaaatgcacaaaaatatttttttcttactacACAATTATAAGAGTGGAATTTGTATCCAAGGGAGTAACTGGAAAAAGGTTAAGTCGTTGTTATCTTAGGAAAGATTGTTTGCAACATTTTACATACTTAATGAAGGTTTTCTGGAAAATCTAGTATCACCTGGGAGATCTGAGaaactgtatgaaaaaaatgtatgctgTGGTGCCgattaaatgtgaatgtaaaacgCATGTGaaatgtaagacagaaagaaaacatGTTACTCAGATAAActcaaataaagtaaaacaaacaaacaaacaaaaaggctaCTTTGATTTTTATACCTAACATATATTGAACAGACACAAATAATCCTACCAGTAAATCAAAATGTTACGCTTTGACTGTTAACttgattaatttgaattaattactTATAAGAGTTTATTATACATTAATAGATAACATATGATTATTTGTT
Protein-coding regions in this window:
- the selenop gene encoding selenoprotein Pa — translated: MWKALSLTLALCLLAGCSAESETDGARCKLPPVWKIGEEEPMKNALGHVTVVAFLQASULFCIEQASKLNDLLLKLDNQGYVSINYMVVNNRDERSQEMHHLLKERLMNITLYAQDLSQPDIWQAVNAEKDDILVYDRCGRLTYHLSLPYTILSHPHVEEAIRLTYCDGICGECSIESSLQLEQCKKSTDENTTEGEQHHGHHGHGHEGHQPDGVERHRHHHHHHHHHHHGQQQVDLGQQMLVQVDFGQAAVEPPIMKRPUAKHTRUKVQYSUQQGADAPATSUCUHURQLFGDSRRVAGLUHCEGALPASUHUQGLKEENHIRETUQURPVPQAEUELSQKAUAUPAGDASUVUQEK